aGAATTGAAGAGTGCCCTTTGCAGCTTCATCGAGAAAGAAACCATTCAGGACTATGACAAAGAAGCGGAGTTGGCTCTGCAGAGACTAACAACCGGAGAAGTAGACGCTGACAAGCTTACAAGTGCCTGGGCCCGGGTGTACTCTGAAGTAGGTGCAGCAGCCTAAAATAGAAGGGGAAGTTTGCAAGCCGATATGCATGGATTCTTTAGATGCAATCAAGGAGCGGATTACAATTTTCTCAGTAGATGTTGGCCGAGTCAGTATTTTCTCCCCCTTTTCGACGTAAGTCTTTGAACTGTGCTCGGTTGCTCATatcaaattattaaaatagaaaatCGCACAGCTGTCTTGGAACTATACCTCAGGTTGTGTGGGAAGAGGATATATGACTGCCCTAAGTATTGTGGCAGATGGAGGATTACTGGGGAAGTAGCATGTCCTTTTTACAATGGATCAAAGTGGAAAATATTCCTgtgcaaacactgaaaaaaaaaaaaaatcctttgaagCAAAATATCCCTCGCTTTCCTCTTTTAAGAAGGTCGAACAGATCATTTGCGTTCTCGCTTCAAAGTAGCGGAGTTTAAATTCTGCTGCCACTTGCTCAGACGCTTATAAAAAGAAAGCAGGATCTGGCCTCCCCCGTTCCTATAAAGCGATACTGGCTCGCTGCTGCAGTACATACAGGATAaccattaacattttattgcagTGGCACATAAATACCCATGGAAGCCATCCAGTTTATTTAAAGGGactcaaaaaaacattttataacatCCATCATCTTCATCTTTGTTGCATAAAGATTCCTGGAATCAGATTAATAGGAGAGGTTGATTGATGGGCGTTACTAAATAGCACTCTCTAGGTCCATGTCAGGATTTAGCTTCCTTGTTTATGGGGGGGAGTTTTTTCTTCGTTTGGCTTGTTTTAGAGGCCTGCTTTTATGAGTCTGCATAACTTCTGAGATGTTTCTGCTCGTGTGTGCGATCTTACACGTACAAATAAGTTGCTGTGGAGTTAATGTTCTCCACTGTGGCGATTTGTGATGTCTACCTGTTTAATGTATTGTGTGATGTATTGTGCCAATGTACGAGgtaaattttatgtttttgcatgtgaacgaatgcatgtgaaaatgaatgtgaatctGAATTGTGTAGACCACCCTGGAGCATGCCCGCCCTGAGGAGCCTAGCTGGGACGAGGACTTCGCGGACGTGTACCACGAGCTGATCCACTCCCCGGCCTCCGACACCCTGCTCAACCTTGAGCACAACTACTTCCTCAGCATCTCCGAGCTCATCAGCGAGAGGGACATGGAGATAAAGAAGCTGCAGGAGAGGTCAGTGAGCTCCACAGATAGGACAGAAAAAGGTCAAAGAGAAGAACCGCCTTCTGCTTTCTTGTGTAGAATTTTGCTTGTGGTTTGGCTGAAGGTGCAACTAAATGCTCCTATGCATAAGTTTCAGTTAATCCTCTTCATTTAGGTCTTGTCTGGCTAATAATATTGGTTTGCTCTTTTGTCATAGAATATAAaatttgttctgtctgtgtgtaatggcGGATGTGTTGGCAGTCCAATCACTTCACATTTTCCTGTTCCTATTCTGAGCATTCTGAAAATGGAGGTAGTTTTTTGTGGAATTAATTGTGTTCTCTTAATGGTTGACTCTGTTCCCTCTTTCCATATTTGTGAACATTTGTTCACTCTGTTGTGACACAGCTTGtggacaaacaaacaaatcactgATGAACTAatggatattttaaaaataataatagttgATAAGGGGAGGGCCTTGGGAGCCCCAGCTTTCAGTGTCCTATCAAAAGGCcatttctgtcctctctccttgTGATGCACAGGCAAGCGGCAGAAATGGACAAAGTCATGCAGGAGCTGGGGAAGACCATGAGCGACCAGGATGTGAATGTGGTGGCCTCCCAGCACTTTGATGCCCAGCAGGTAACCAGCAGAGCTTCAGAGCAGTGCAGTTACTGCATAACCTATCAGAGCAGGTTGTTCCCATAAACAAAGCCACGTTGACCCCATTGTTAGCCAATAAGGAAGTTGGAATCACTTTTAATTATGTGCCAACACATTTTGGAACATGTTGTGCTGAATTGTTGCTGGCTGTACCCCCTGGTCACCTGATTGCCTCTTTTTGAATATGCCCAGgagctggaaaataaatggGCCAGCGAGCTCAAACAGGTGACAGGCATTCAGAAGCAGGAATACCAGGAGTGGGTGATCAAGCTGCACCAGGACCTGCAGAACCCGAACAACAGCACCATCACGTAGGCATACGggttgcattgtgggtagtgtgtgtgtgtgtgtgtgtctgtgtctgtgtgcacatgtgtttgtgtgtggagcAAACTCCTTATCTCTTAAAGAGTGTAGTTCAGCAGGTTTTGCTCAGCTCTTCTAAAAAACCCCTTGCGCTTTCAGAACTGGGATGGAAGCAAAATCAAGATAATGAACAGTTGAGTCAGGTGGTTGGGGGCTTAGATAGAGTGAATGCATGCAGATGCAGTGGAATGAAAATCTGCATAGACAGCAACACTCCAGGACCGAGCTGAAAAAGGCCTGGAAGCTGATACCGTAAAGGCGCATGGTCTGCCAGCAGCTATACAACCCTGCAGCCTCCCCCTTCACAGTTGAAGTAGTTAAGTTAGTGCTTGGATCAGAGTCTGTAAAAAAATCAGGTTTTCGCTAGTAATGGCATTGGTGGACCAGAAGGGGGCATTCTTCCCTCTGAGCAAAACAGATAGGACACTGTGCTTTAGGAGTTCCTGTCTTCAAGATCAGTCAAGATCCAGACTCACTGTGGTCTTTACCTGTCATTGTTACGGTCTTCTCATAAAGCTGTTAACTGGGCTGTCCTGTTCAGATTCCCAAACTGATTGTTTCAGTCCGACTACCTCATCACCCCCATCCTAGAGCTGATTTACCAGGCAGTCCCTGGCATTCTCCACCCACCTTGACTCTCCAGGTTGTCTACGTTAAACAGGAATCGGTCCTCAGCTGACCTTCCTgctttaatgtaatattgtgtgtCTCTCAGCGAGGAGATTAAGGTGCAGCCCAGCCAGCTGACAGAGCCACAGGAGCCCGGGGACAGGCTGTTCGAGGAGCAGCGACAGCTGGAGGAGAGCTTCACCATCCACTTAGGTACCGCGTCTCCCTGGAAACACGCTGGCGTCCGCCGCACGCCggagtaaaaataaacagtaacgACAGCAGCGGGATTAATACTCTCCCCCTTAGCTTGAGAACGACCTTGAGCGAAATGCAGAAAAGTGCGTAGGCTTGCGTTACGTATATATATGGACGTGCTCTGGCGCAGGTGCGCAGCTGAAGACGATGCACAACCTGCGGCTGGTGCGGGCAGATGTGCTGGACTTCTGTAAGCACCGTCGCCACGGCAGCAGTGGGGCCAAGCTGCGGCGGCTGCAGACAGCGCTCTCACTCTACTCCACCTCCCTCTGTggcctggtgctgctggtggaCAACCGCGTCAACTCCTACAGCGGCATCAAGAGAGGTCAGGAACGTGCGCCGCGGCAACATCAGGCCTGCCGCCGTGGCCTCGTACGGCAATTCACTacaggctttttaaaattggGTCCAGGTTTTCAGTTTTGACTCCTGAAGCAAAGCTAGATAACTAATAAGATGTCTTTCTCTGTGACTGACGCTTCCACAATTTCAGCTGAATAGGATGGATGCATGCCACTTTGTGCAACTTCAACAAGACTGCTTTTAGGCAGATGAGTGATATAAATGCTGTAGTGCTTTGAgtgttagatttttttcaattgttttgtGACTTCAGAGACAAAGGGGCATAGTGGTTAAATTAAAGGGCCCCGCCCGATGAAGCTGGGGTAGCTTTCCAGCAACCTGGTCCCGTTGTCATGGTAGCGAGGGGATGTGCATCCTTTGGATGCTGTGGACTGGATACTTGATGAGCATCGCTGACTTCCTGTCCCACCCAGAGTTTGCCACTGTGTCCAAGGAGTGCACAGACTTCCACTTCCCGcggctggaggagcagctggaggtggtccagcaggtggtgctgtATGCCCGGGCACAGAGGAGCAGCAAGAATAGGGACCAGCCTGGTGAGTGACACTTCCTCAGCCCagcaacacgcacacacacacacacacacctcacatgtACGTGTGCGCGTGGGACACCAGTGCCAGCCCCTTCACTTCCACTCCTGTGAGAGGTGAAAGAGTTCCTTCCTGTGGAGAGCTGTTATTTGCCAGCCTGCGGGTTTGGTGTGTCGTGCTGGAGTCCTTGGGGAGGCGCAGGATGTGAGGTGGCATTGCGGAGCGTGGAGGGAGACCCCGTGGGCAGGGAGGCCAAACATTCCTCCACTCCCACAGCGCTGCCCACAAAACGACAACCAAAAATACCGACCCCCTCTGCCCGACACCCAGGGGCAGCTTTCACTCATGCTTCTGTGCATTTTCTCTCAGCCATATGAGTATCAGTTACTCAGTGTAGTGGAATTAggggctgtttgttttgaaggCGCACAGAATATGTGACCTAGCCATTTCTTCTGAGTTCAGATACAACCCTGCAAAGTTCCTGCAAGTGTGTGCTGTAGGTATCTGTCATGATTGGAactctttattttctcatttcagttcGCCTGTTACCTGTATGGCTTATATGAatatctgaaatctgaaagttTGCTTCTGCACTCTTTTGTCATGCAAAGCCACATCATGCTTAGGGTTTCTGTGGCTGTTAATACCACTGCTGCCTGCCTGCCATGTTGGAATATCCCTGTCATCCATCTTTGTTTTTAGTACATGGACTGATGACAAAGAAGGATTTGAACTTTGTCAAGTAAGATGGAgaattatatgtattttaaaaaaatgggaAAGGAGTTGTAATACCATAACAATTCATGAATGAggtcacagaaataaacagtcCACTGAGCACTAGAGTTGTGTTTATTTATCCGGGGCTGAGGGTTGAGGCAGCGGTGATGTCAGCCGCGTGCCCAAACTGGGAAACTGGGCGTGCGGATGTGGTTGGGAGGGATGGGCTTTTTGGGCGTGATTGCTTGTGTGCGTTGGAAACCACTGACACGGGTCTTATCACGGTCAGCACGAGGGGACCGTTCCCACAACGGCATTCCGGCGAGCTGCCTTGGCCTTATATGGTTGTTCCTTTCTCGGGCGTCACTTTTGCTTCCGTTCTTCGCACAGAAGGAGAAACGTGTAGTGTGTcacattttttctgcagtgtggtTTTCAGCGACATTACCGTTTTTTCTCCTGTAGAGGTCCCCAGAAATGGAGCCAGCGAGGATAAAGCCAAGAACCTTGAAAGAAATCCCTCAAATATCTTACCAGGTCAGAAGCATTCATTCAGCTCTTACTTTTAGCTTTGAACCGAGAGATATTGTAAAATGGCCTGAGCTCGGCCTGAGGCTGTTTTAACAGTGTGTCCCCGGAGCCGCCTTTGTTCCATTCACCCGTGCGTTATCCCTCGCCCTGTTCGCCAGGTGAGTTCTACATCACCCGGCACTCCAACCTGTCGGAGGTGCACATCGTGTTCCACCTCTGCGTGGACGACAACGTGCGGTCGGGCAACATCACGGCCCGCGACCCGGCCATAATGGGCCTGAGGAACATCCTGAAGGTGTGCTGCACCCACGACATCACCACCATCTCCATCCCCCTGCTGCTGGTGCACGACATGTCGGAGGTGAGAGTCTGCCGGACGCACGGGCATTTGCATTACgctacatcattgtcatttagcggatgctcttatccagaatgacttacataggttacagttttatccatttctacagctggatttATGCTGAAGCGACTGTGGGTTAAGTTCTTTGAGCAAGGATACAACTGTAGTgtcccagtggagaatcaaaccagcaaccttttggttgcaagccctgctccttacctctacgccacactgctaccctcaccagacacatacacacacagagccatgaAAGGGGCCCAGTCAATTTCAAAGCCTTCACTCAATGGTTAAAGTTGAATGAATGTAGCATTGCATATTGACACAGAGGAGATCTGAACCAGGTCTGGTAATCACTCGCTCCTGGTAACTGGTGCATGTGGTCTTCCAAGAAATCCAGGCTGTAAAATTCCTGGAGGTATGAGAAATCCAGTCCTGACCCTGGCACACTTTATATGGGATTTCACACATAGTGGGATTTAATGTATAATTGAGTTGGTACGGGTTTAAAGAAGGACCGAAAAGAATGGTCGAAGCGCTATGGATCATTGCGTCGTCCGATTTTATATTTAACCGCACGGTGTACGATTGACCTCCCACGTGATCGCGCTTTCTAACAAGCAGATGTCAGCGGGCGCGACGAACCGGCTGCTCCTCTTTCTGCGGTTGGATAATTGATAGGGAAGGAGACAATTACgaagtgaagggggggggggggggggaaactggaacacaaacaaactcGAGGAGCGATTAATGTGTCTGAACTCTGACGCAACGAATTGAGATTGATGGTCACAGTTGCCCCTTTGCCTCCACCCCTCCTATGGTTAAACAGTGACGGGGACGGGAAGTTGCCCCCCATTGCTGGCGCTCTGGTCCGACACACACCCTCTGTGCGTCACTCGGCCTCTCTCATTTCCAATCAGAATGGGTGCATTGCTGCATGTTGTGCCGTAATAAATTGCCGTTTCAGTTACCCACTCTGGCAGCTTCACGTCGTGGAACATTCACTTGGTTCATCATCTTGTGAAATGGAGAAATAAAGAGTGAGTCAGTGGCCCTGCAGTGTCTGTTTAGTCGAACTTTATTTACACGGAGCGGGGCGTAGGGACGTGCTTTCAGGGGCACTCGTTTAGAAGTGCCCATAATACAGCTCTCTCCAAACAAGCCAGCACTTGATGGAAGCCATGCTTTTGAAGGGGTTAAGCTGCTAATACGCGGGACTGAGTCTGCTGAAAAAGCAAGGCTGTGTTTATACCGGTGCATGCTTCGCCCCAGCAGCTGAGACCCAAAACACTTAAGCAGGGTTTATGCGTTTAAAGGTTGACATTCACTTCAATAATGGAAAATGTTAAACTGTCTGTTTCGGAGACAATTGATGTAGCGAAGACCTCGTCCTTTCAAAAAGAGGTCAGACCACCTTTGAGACATGATGGATTCAGGTGTCTGGAACTGGCAGCCTGTGTTTgcctgttatttttatgttgGGACACCCAGAATGATGACAAGGGATTATCCAAGTGAGAATAGGGAGCAGAAATACCTCCACCAAAAGGTTgggtttttacatttattgctCAGTAGTTGGACATCTGTCCTGTTTACTTCTTGGGTTCTTGGATGAAAACCAAAAGTTGGACAGGCTGATTATACGTCCCTTCGTTGTTGTGGGCGGAACTGAAGAGTCCAGTTTCGCGCTGCGAGCGGAGATCCATTCCTGAAGCCGCGGCATTGCGGAGTGTTGTTGTCAGACAGAAATGGCCCCGGTTCAGGTTTCTTTTGGCCCAAACAGGTTCTAACCACCATGAAACCACAGTCCCTCCAGCTTTTTCGTCGAAGCCAGAGTAGGCCGCCCGAATCACAGATCTTAATTGCTGTTCcggactttgtttttttttttttttaacgactGCTTTTTTATTCCCAGCAAAATGCCGGCTTTTTGATTAGCGTCTGTTTTCGTATGCGCCTGGCCGCCACCGCGGTGCTAATTGATGGGGATGCGGAGCGGTGCGGGACAGGAAGGCAGAAGGTTCatcctgctctcctctgctctcctccccgcccccctccctgcaggagaTGACCATACCGTGGTGCCTGAAGCGAGCGGAGCTGGTCTTCAAGTGCGTCAAAGGTGAGTGGGAGGATAGCTCCCGGTAGCTTCCTGTAGCTCCAGGTAGGATTCCTCTACTCACCAGTAGGCGCTGTCTAGTGCTTACACATGGCCCTATCCAGAATCAGTAACCAGTGAGTGCTATTGTAAACAGGGCCCATGACTGACATGGTGCTAGTCAGCGGGGGCCTGTTGTGGGATTGGGGGTGAATGAGAGGGAGCGAGAATGTGGTTCACAGATGCTGAACCCTTACTTTATAGTATgttattggcattcagcagatgctcttatccagagcatcccttacataggttacaacttcTGATGTGAATCTGAAGGTCTTGTTGACTTGATGATTGCTGGTGACGATCTCCGACTCTGTGCTGGTCCCCCTCAGGTTTCATGATGGAAATGGCATCCTGGGACGGAGGGATCTCGCGGACGGTCCAGTTCCTGGTTCCACAGGTGAGCGGCCaggtggcacacacacacacacacatcactggtGCCCTCTGGTGATGTCATAGCTCGGGAGAGAGAGCACCAAATGTGCAGCGCTGccttcatgtttattttctgcatgCTGAGAGTAACTGTCATTGCTGTGCTTCGGTTAGGCCGGCAGCTTTATTTCACCTCCGCAGTGTCGTCAAGGAGACAGAGCTGTACAAGCTGCACGGAACAATGGTTAGTGTGATGCGTTTGGAATGTCAGACCTCGTTCCGTTTCCGTGAACAAACAAAGAACGCTTTGATAACCCCGTTACAGCAACAGCTCTCGTTTCACACGCATTACCAACCATGGAAATGCTTTTCGTAACATTTTCGCGAAAAAGTATTCGTGCCGGGGGGGAGCCGTAAAACTTAAAACTTTGATGTTAAAATAATAGTTGTGTCACTTAAGTATTTATGGCGAGCGGAGCATGATGGGACGCTTTCTGGCTGCAGCTGTGCGCTTCAGAATAAACAGTGCGAGAGCACCCAGCGTCCAGCCATCGCGCCGAGGCTGAGCCACAGACGCTTCTGGGTTTAAATTTAAACGGCTGGGTGAACTGAGGCAGACGCACTCTGTAATACACACtctatttatttacttcattgCTTCTTATTTCTGTGTTCTGCTTTTTAATGGCTGCCAGACGAAAGCTGCAAATCCCTGAGACGAGAGccatggttgtttttttttatcctcatAGTCAATGTGCCATCTCTTTGTACTTGACAAAAATTTTCATACCTGTGGAATTTCGGAATATTCTGGACTGGGGTTCGTCAGGTGAGGCAGAACAGTAATTTGTTAAATCCCACATTTGACTGCTTATGCCTTAAAAATCTTGCGTCTTACATTGGCAAGGCTTTTGGGTGCTTTGAAATTTATAGATGGCACCCTCAGAGAGAAATCAAGTCAGAAAAAGCTTACAGTGGAAGTAATGTGGTTGATTGATCAATTACTTGACCTGGACTAATCGATTATGTAAAAATTGATTCAGGTGAGCAGGGTTTGGATCTTTTCTCTCGCCTCTGATACTGTCACAGTGGAAGTCTGGGGTTATGCACAGGCTCTGACTGTCTTAGGGGAGCAGATACCATAGCACCATAGCACTGTAAAGGTTCCTTTACACAATTACCCACAAACCCCTGCTGTTTTAGCCATTCACAGCTGAACCCTGAAACCTGGCGGAATGACACGACCTCCTGCATGGTGTAGGCCTCGTATGGCATCGCATGGTGGGACTGCTTTTCTTGTGAGGCCTCTATGAAAAGGCTCTCCTCACAGGAGCCATGGAGGGGGTGTCATGATGTTAGCAGCTCCAGGGAAACGGCATTGTGGGGATTTATTTCCCAGCACAGCTGTGGCTGTATGGCCGTGTGCTCCCTCTCTTGTTGCGCTTCCCCATCAGTAAAAGCCCTGGCAAAGAGTCTTAAACAAGCCCTGACACACCTTCTCTTCTACCCTCCAGCCCCTGTGTCTACTTATGTGAATACCCAGAAACAGTGTTTACTCACAGCTTTACTttcctttaatgttttttttaatttagttcaGGTTCCTGAACAAtgtctaaatataaaattgccAAGGTGATCATCCATCATCCATTATcggtttttctttttaaaattgtaacttcACATTCTGTTGTCTGCTAAGCAGCACACTCtgtttatacaggtggataaATAGTGAAGCAGCTCACCTGAAGCACCTtgcacaaagacaaaacagcagtgaccacatctgggaatcaaacagTGTGGTTAGAAGGCTCAGTTCTTTTACCAGTgccccacacagctgcccacaAATTCACACTACATAGCATTTTCAAGTATTCAGACATGAGGCAACATTCATGTTGGAACAAACTTTCCCCCGAGTTGTTCCatttgatgtttgtgtttggagtttCATTctttcctgcacacacacacacacacacacacacacacacacacacacacacacacacacacacacacatacatacacacacgcagggTTATCTGCACTGGAATGCGAGCTCTTGAACACGAGGATGCTGGGAGCTCGTTGGCCCGACGGCAGCAGTCGGCTCCAGGCCAGGTGGCTGCTGTATGATTACACATGCTGACAGGTTCAGGTGATAAAAAGAGCATCAAAGCTTCGCTCTCCGTAGCCAGGGCTGCTGGCCTTATGCTCCGACACCTTTCAAAATAGCACCCCTGAAACGCCTTTGTTTTCTACACTTCAGCCAGGCATGTACGTCTAAATATATATGCTGTGTGAGAGCTTGACGGGAGGTATTCGGGAGTGGAACGCTTGTTTGAAGGCCTGTTAGTCCGCACCGCGGTGCGACGCACTTCCCCTTAAATCCACAGCaggcagaacacacacagagaggcctgGCCTCGTTTGGTGCTGCCTGACAGGAAGCGTGTCTTGTGTGTCTGAACTACCAGTCCGGGCCTGTTCTACCGTGACCTTTTAAGGCATGTTGGCAAACACCTTGGCAAACCCACTTTATGTTct
The sequence above is a segment of the Megalops cyprinoides isolate fMegCyp1 chromosome 23, fMegCyp1.pri, whole genome shotgun sequence genome. Coding sequences within it:
- the c23h12orf4 gene encoding protein C12orf4 homolog, with product MKRNKGKVNTTEKEFLFEFTAGKLRYALTVPLQFPVQENVSDLHGRLMLLHNMPCFIENELKSALCSFIEKETIQDYDKEAELALQRLTTGEVDADKLTSAWARVYSETTLEHARPEEPSWDEDFADVYHELIHSPASDTLLNLEHNYFLSISELISERDMEIKKLQERQAAEMDKVMQELGKTMSDQDVNVVASQHFDAQQELENKWASELKQVTGIQKQEYQEWVIKLHQDLQNPNNSTITEEIKVQPSQLTEPQEPGDRLFEEQRQLEESFTIHLGAQLKTMHNLRLVRADVLDFCKHRRHGSSGAKLRRLQTALSLYSTSLCGLVLLVDNRVNSYSGIKREFATVSKECTDFHFPRLEEQLEVVQQVVLYARAQRSSKNRDQPEVPRNGASEDKAKNLERNPSNILPGEFYITRHSNLSEVHIVFHLCVDDNVRSGNITARDPAIMGLRNILKVCCTHDITTISIPLLLVHDMSEEMTIPWCLKRAELVFKCVKGFMMEMASWDGGISRTVQFLVPQSISDEMFYQLSNMLPQIFRVSSTLTLTSKR